A genomic window from Betta splendens chromosome 17, fBetSpl5.4, whole genome shotgun sequence includes:
- the sdr39u1 gene encoding epimerase family protein SDR39U1 isoform X1: MAMRVLVGGGSGFVGRELTRLLQAKGHEVTVISRQPGPGRITWDELETRGLPLCEGAVNLAGESLMNPLRWWNESYKMDLFSSRIDTTKTLAQAIAASPNPPHSWVLVSGLACYKPSLTAQYTEDSEWTPFDLFSKLVKEWEASALLPDSVAKITKQVVIRSGIVLGRGGAMKQMMLPFLLGLGGTLGSGSQPFPWIHVSDLAGIIAHSLEHRVDTPSPSPPQVLNGVAPALNTNYEFTKELGRILRRPTVFPVPGFVLNVLMGSERAAILTEGQKVIPKRTLESGFQYKYTDLTSALKEIVGN, encoded by the exons ATGGCAATGAGAGTTTTAGTAG GAGGGGGATCTGGCTTTGTGGGACGCGAGCTAACGCGCCTGTTACAAGCAAAAGGGCATGAGGTCACAGTAATATCTCGGCAGCCTGGTCCTGGAAGGATAACATGG GACGAGTTGGAGACGCGTGGCCTCCCACTGTGTGAGGGAGCTGTAAACTTAGCTGGAGAAAGCCTCATGAACCCGCTGCGATG GTGGAATGAAAGCTATAAAATGGATTTGTTTTCCAGTCGCATTGACACTACGAAAACTCTGGCTCAAGCCATCGCTGCTTCTCCTAATCCTCCTCATTCGTGGGTGCTGGTCTCAGGTTTGG CTTGTTACAAGCCCAGCCTGACAGCTCAGTATACAGAAGACAGTGAGTGGACACCATTTGACCTCTTTTCCAAACTGGTCAAAGAGTGGGAGGCGTCAGCGCTGCTGCCTGACAGTGTGGCAAAGATCACCAAACAAGTTGTGATCAGATCAG GGATTGTACTGGGTCGTGGTGGTGCCATGAAACAAATGATGCTGCCCTTCTTGCTTGGCCTCGGGGGCACTCTGGGTTCAGGAAGTCAGCCGTTCCCCTGGATCCACGTCTCAGACCTGGCAGGAATCATCGCCCACAGCCTGGAGCACCGTGTTGACACCCCCTCCCCTTCACCACCACAAGTCTTAAACGGTGTTGCACCCGCACTCAACACGAACTACGAGTTCACTAAAGAACTGGGTCGGATCCTGCGACGGCCAACCGTGTTTCCCGTGCCGGGCTTTGTCCTTAACGTCCTGATGGGCTCGGAGAGGGCAGCAATTCTCACTGAGGGCCAGAAAGTCATTCCAAAGAGGACTCTAGAGTCCGGATTTCAGTACAAGTACACAGATTTGACCTCAGCCCTGAAGGAGATTGTTGGGAATTAA
- the myadmb gene encoding myeloid-associated differentiation marker homolog: MAVVLHSNPLLWTRLAALVFACVAFSVAVHGGRLNHGTGDWCIFCWAFSFAGSVLVVLVELFGLQARSPVSWKNFPITFACYAALLCLSASVIFPLYFLKGSVGPNETRDFRIVSTVFSCLATIAYISEVSISKARPGEVAGYMATAPGLLKVCETFVACVIFVFVSDPVLYDRHDALKYCMSVYCICFILSAAVILLCVGECTGCLPFPFARFLSAYALLAVVLYLSATIIWPIFNFDPKHGGTKSRPSGCSHAMGLCVWDKLMAVAVLTAVNFVLYLADLIYSTRLVFVSA; this comes from the coding sequence ATGGCTGTGGTCCTGCACTCCAACCCTCTCCTATGGACTCGCCTGGCCGCCCTGGTCTTCGCCTGCGTGGCCTTCTCCGTGGCCGTGCACGGCGGCCGGCTGAACCACGGCACCGGGGACTGGTGCATCTTCTGCTGGGCCTTCAGCTTCGCCGGCAgcgtgctggtggtgctggtggagctgtTCGGCCTGCAGGCCAGGTCCCCCGTCTCCTGGAAGAACTTCCCCATCACCTTCGCCTGCTACGCCGCCCTGCTGTGCCTGTCGGCCTCCGTCATCTTCCCGCTGTACTTCCTCAAGGGCTCCGTGGGCCCCAACGAGACGCGCGACTTCCGCATCGTGTCCACCGTCTTCTCCTGCCTGGCCACCATCGCCTACATCAGCGAGGTGAGCATCAGCAAGGCGCGCCCGGGGGAGGTGGCGGGCTACATGGCCACGGCCCCCGGCCTGCTGAAGGTCTGCGAGACCTTCGTGGCGTGCGTCATCTTCGTGTTCGTCAGCGACCCGGTGCTGTACGACCGGCACGACGCGCTCAAGTACTGCATGTCCGTCTACTGCATCTGCTTCATCCTGTCGGCGGCCGTCATCCTGCTGTGCGTGGGCGAGTGCACCGGCTGCCTGCCCTTCCCCTTCGCCCGCTTCCTGTCCGCCTACGCGCTGCTGGCGGTGGTGCTCTACCTGTCGGCGACCATCATCTGGCCCATCTTCAACTTCGACCCCAAGCACGGCGGCACGAAGAGCAGGCCGTCGGGATGCAGCCACGCCATGGGGCTGTGCGTGTGGGACAAGCTCATGGCGGTGGCCGTGCTCACCGCCGTCAACTTCGTCCTCTACCTGGCCGACCTCATCTACTCCACCCGCCTGGTGTTTGTCAGCGCTTGA
- the sdr39u1 gene encoding epimerase family protein SDR39U1 isoform X2 — MAMRVLVGGGSGFVGRELTRLLQAKGHEVTVISRQPGPGRITWDELETRGLPLCEGAVNLAGESLMNPLRCRIDTTKTLAQAIAASPNPPHSWVLVSGLACYKPSLTAQYTEDSEWTPFDLFSKLVKEWEASALLPDSVAKITKQVVIRSGIVLGRGGAMKQMMLPFLLGLGGTLGSGSQPFPWIHVSDLAGIIAHSLEHRVDTPSPSPPQVLNGVAPALNTNYEFTKELGRILRRPTVFPVPGFVLNVLMGSERAAILTEGQKVIPKRTLESGFQYKYTDLTSALKEIVGN; from the exons ATGGCAATGAGAGTTTTAGTAG GAGGGGGATCTGGCTTTGTGGGACGCGAGCTAACGCGCCTGTTACAAGCAAAAGGGCATGAGGTCACAGTAATATCTCGGCAGCCTGGTCCTGGAAGGATAACATGG GACGAGTTGGAGACGCGTGGCCTCCCACTGTGTGAGGGAGCTGTAAACTTAGCTGGAGAAAGCCTCATGAACCCGCTGCGATG TCGCATTGACACTACGAAAACTCTGGCTCAAGCCATCGCTGCTTCTCCTAATCCTCCTCATTCGTGGGTGCTGGTCTCAGGTTTGG CTTGTTACAAGCCCAGCCTGACAGCTCAGTATACAGAAGACAGTGAGTGGACACCATTTGACCTCTTTTCCAAACTGGTCAAAGAGTGGGAGGCGTCAGCGCTGCTGCCTGACAGTGTGGCAAAGATCACCAAACAAGTTGTGATCAGATCAG GGATTGTACTGGGTCGTGGTGGTGCCATGAAACAAATGATGCTGCCCTTCTTGCTTGGCCTCGGGGGCACTCTGGGTTCAGGAAGTCAGCCGTTCCCCTGGATCCACGTCTCAGACCTGGCAGGAATCATCGCCCACAGCCTGGAGCACCGTGTTGACACCCCCTCCCCTTCACCACCACAAGTCTTAAACGGTGTTGCACCCGCACTCAACACGAACTACGAGTTCACTAAAGAACTGGGTCGGATCCTGCGACGGCCAACCGTGTTTCCCGTGCCGGGCTTTGTCCTTAACGTCCTGATGGGCTCGGAGAGGGCAGCAATTCTCACTGAGGGCCAGAAAGTCATTCCAAAGAGGACTCTAGAGTCCGGATTTCAGTACAAGTACACAGATTTGACCTCAGCCCTGAAGGAGATTGTTGGGAATTAA
- the sdr39u1 gene encoding epimerase family protein SDR39U1 isoform X3 — MNPLRWWNESYKMDLFSSRIDTTKTLAQAIAASPNPPHSWVLVSGLACYKPSLTAQYTEDSEWTPFDLFSKLVKEWEASALLPDSVAKITKQVVIRSGIVLGRGGAMKQMMLPFLLGLGGTLGSGSQPFPWIHVSDLAGIIAHSLEHRVDTPSPSPPQVLNGVAPALNTNYEFTKELGRILRRPTVFPVPGFVLNVLMGSERAAILTEGQKVIPKRTLESGFQYKYTDLTSALKEIVGN, encoded by the exons ATGAACCCGCTGCGATG GTGGAATGAAAGCTATAAAATGGATTTGTTTTCCAGTCGCATTGACACTACGAAAACTCTGGCTCAAGCCATCGCTGCTTCTCCTAATCCTCCTCATTCGTGGGTGCTGGTCTCAGGTTTGG CTTGTTACAAGCCCAGCCTGACAGCTCAGTATACAGAAGACAGTGAGTGGACACCATTTGACCTCTTTTCCAAACTGGTCAAAGAGTGGGAGGCGTCAGCGCTGCTGCCTGACAGTGTGGCAAAGATCACCAAACAAGTTGTGATCAGATCAG GGATTGTACTGGGTCGTGGTGGTGCCATGAAACAAATGATGCTGCCCTTCTTGCTTGGCCTCGGGGGCACTCTGGGTTCAGGAAGTCAGCCGTTCCCCTGGATCCACGTCTCAGACCTGGCAGGAATCATCGCCCACAGCCTGGAGCACCGTGTTGACACCCCCTCCCCTTCACCACCACAAGTCTTAAACGGTGTTGCACCCGCACTCAACACGAACTACGAGTTCACTAAAGAACTGGGTCGGATCCTGCGACGGCCAACCGTGTTTCCCGTGCCGGGCTTTGTCCTTAACGTCCTGATGGGCTCGGAGAGGGCAGCAATTCTCACTGAGGGCCAGAAAGTCATTCCAAAGAGGACTCTAGAGTCCGGATTTCAGTACAAGTACACAGATTTGACCTCAGCCCTGAAGGAGATTGTTGGGAATTAA